From the genome of Natronococcus sp. CG52:
CGCGGCGCGAATCGAGCGCGAGATGGGCTACCAGAGTAATTATGAATCTTCGTAAACTGGATTCGGTATGGACCGACTGCTAGTCGTCGTCGATGATTCGGAGACACACCGACAACTCCTCGAGAAGGCCGGCACGATCGCCGCCGGCGTCGGGTGTGAGTTAGTCGTCCTCGATATCGTTGACGAGAACGAGTTCACGGGTTCAGTCCAACGACAGGCGAATCGTGGTGGACAGGGTGAATCCTTCGACGAGGTGACGACGAAAGCCGCGGCGAACGCCCAAGAACTCGCCGACGAAGTGCTCGCCGATGAAGACATTGAGTACGATGTTCTCGGTGTCGTCGGCAAGGTTCCGGACGACATTCTGACGGTCGCCGAGAAACAGGGCTGTGATCATATCTTCGTCGCCGGCCGCAAACGGTCTCCTACCGGGAAAGCCGTCTTCGGAGATACGGCTCAGTCCGTGATTCTGAACTTCGACGGACCAGTAACCGTACTAACGGACAACAGCTGACGTTCACGCCCACCAGCTTACACGAGAATCAGGAGAAAGCCCGCGACTTTAGTCGTGGAGTGATGCCAGGAGAGCGACAGTCAGCTCCGACAGTGGCGTGCTTGCACGGTATCTCATTTTGAACTCGAATGCGTCGTATATCATGTGGAACGCGGAAATTTGGCAGGGTATCCGAAACAGTTCCTTTGTTACAGAACCAAATCCATCAGAGATCAAGTCGGAACGCCCAATTCACAATGAGTAGTACGAGCGCGACACCAAGCAGAACGATCAGAACGCCGAACGAAACGACCCAGCCGAAGAGGTCCGCAAACAATCCAACGGCAATAGAACCGCTTGAGGCGATGACCATGTATGCCGTTCGGATAAATCCGAACCCAGTATTTCGCTCTTCAGGAGAGAGATAATCCATAAACCGCGGAATTACCGCCGCACCCCACCCCATACTCAACCCAAGTAGGACGATGCCCCCGCCGACAGCGACGAATCCTGATCCAATCACGAGCAGCGACAGCCCTACAACCCCGCCACCGAGACAGACGCCGGTCGCGAGGTCGCGACCGTACCGATCCGAGAACGACCCGACGCCGATCTGCAGGACCCCCTGAACAACGAAGTACGCCGCGAACAACCCGCCGGCGACGGTTGCGGAGTAGCCTTGGTGTTCAATCAGGAATGTTGGAAGGAATGACGCGATTCCTTGCCACGTGAAGTCGGCGATGATCGCAAGAACACCGGTGAAGAGGATAGGAGGTCGATTCATGACGCCGAGCAACGGCCGAATTTCGAGTTGGTTACGCATTGGCTGGTTCGGTCGTCGCGGTTCCGTTGGACGAACACGGAGAAAGAAGAGGACTAGAATAGGAACGGTGATGATTGCCGTAACGCTGACGGCCAGGCGCCAGCCGTACGCGACAGCGAGCCAGGCGACGACAACTGGTGTAACGAGCCCAGCCGCGGGAGCGCCTGCGTTGTGAACGCCCACCGCGGTGCCGAAATCGTCATAAATGCGGCTCAACAGTGTTGTTGCGACGCTATAGTGAAGCCCAGCTGCGGCACCCAAAAGGACGGTCCCGGCGAAGAAGACGGCGAGGTGAGGCGCAAATACGATGCTCAGGCTGAGGAGGCCGGTTCCGCCCACGGACGCAAGAATTACCAGGCGCTCGCCGTACCGGTCGGCGAGTACGCCGCTCGGAAACTGTGTTAACGCGTACGCGAGCCACATCCCAGAGAGTGCGGCTCCGACAACCGCGTTCGAGACATCGAACGTGGTAGTTACTTCAGGGACGACCGGACTGATAGCGAGTCGCCCGACCATCGTCACGAAGAACGCGAGAGTACACAGGGTGAGAACGGTATCCCGGTAGCGCCAGTTCATGGCTCTGATCGAATAGCCACTCCGTTTTTCGCGCTCGCACTGCGATAGATCCCTTTCACGTTACACGACCCACGCTCCTGACTTTACGATGGATTCCGGACATCGCCGCTCCAGCGGAATGGCAATATCGGCTTGATGGGGAATCGAGGGAAACCAGCAGGTTACGGTCGACGAACGTTCCGGCGCGTTCATACTCTATCCTTCGGTTGTGTCCGTGCGTTGATCATGTAGTCCGCAACTCGGCTCACCAGTCGAATACCGGTTGCAGTCGTACGAACGGTCACAGGTTAAAAATATAAACACTGTGATGGCGGAACAGAATTCGTGCATACAAATATACTATAAGTATACTTCTAGCCGTCTCCCAGCATTCACCGGGCACCCACCGTTCGCCCGTTGGAATGTTTCACTATATATCATTCATTCCAGAATCCTTTTATCGAGGGAGAGATGAGAACAGTACACATGGAAACGTTCGAGGGGTACGACCGACCGGTCGGACCAGCAGGCGTCCGAAACTACGTCGCTGTCTTACCGACGTCAGTCGCTGCGTCCCCGGTTGCCGAAGAGATAGCGAATCGTACAGGAGAGAACGTCCGAGCAACGCCCCATCAAATGGGGAGTGACCCACCGGACGGTGCACGCGAACAGATCGCGCGAACCCTCACCGGTGTCGGAACGAATCCCAACGTCGGCGCCGCGCTTGTTATCGATCTCGGCACAGAGACGATCACGGCTGACGAGGTAGCCGACGAGATCGCCAACGCGGAGCGGCCTGTGGAGACACTCTCTATCCGTGAAGTGGGTGGGACGACGGCCGCCCTCGAGGACGGCGCTGAGAGCGCCCGCGCCCTCTGGGATGAGATTGCGGAGCAGCGGCGTGTCGAGTGCGATGCGAGCGAACTGCGGTTCGGCGTCGAATGCGGCGGATCGGACGCGACCAGCGGAATCGCCGCGAATCCCTCGGTCGGTGCGGCCTGCGATCTGCTGGTCGAAGACGGCGGTACAGCTACATTCTCCGAGACACCGGAGTTTATTGGCGCTGAACACATCCTTGCCGATCGGTGCGTCGACAACGACGTTCGTGAGCAGATGCTGGCCCGCGTCGACCGGAGAGAGGCGAACGCCGAGTTGATGGGTGTCGACTTCCGCGGTGCGCAGCCGAGTCCCGGAAATCAAGAAGGCGGCCTCACGACCATCGAGGAGAAAAGCCTCGGCGCCATCTCGAAGGGCGGAACGACCCCTGTTCGCGGTATCGTCGACTACGCCGAGCGCCTGCCCGTCGGAGGCGGGTTGGTGTTGATGGATACGCCAGGCTACGACGTCGAGAGCGTTGTTGGGAAAGTCGCTGGCGGCGCGCAGGTGATCGCGTTTACCACCGGCCGTGGATCGACGACGGGGAATCCGATCGCGCCGGTGATCAAGGTGACCGGTAATCCGAAAACAGCCC
Proteins encoded in this window:
- a CDS encoding universal stress protein; the encoded protein is MDRLLVVVDDSETHRQLLEKAGTIAAGVGCELVVLDIVDENEFTGSVQRQANRGGQGESFDEVTTKAAANAQELADEVLADEDIEYDVLGVVGKVPDDILTVAEKQGCDHIFVAGRKRSPTGKAVFGDTAQSVILNFDGPVTVLTDNS
- a CDS encoding MFS transporter; the protein is MNWRYRDTVLTLCTLAFFVTMVGRLAISPVVPEVTTTFDVSNAVVGAALSGMWLAYALTQFPSGVLADRYGERLVILASVGGTGLLSLSIVFAPHLAVFFAGTVLLGAAAGLHYSVATTLLSRIYDDFGTAVGVHNAGAPAAGLVTPVVVAWLAVAYGWRLAVSVTAIITVPILVLFFLRVRPTEPRRPNQPMRNQLEIRPLLGVMNRPPILFTGVLAIIADFTWQGIASFLPTFLIEHQGYSATVAGGLFAAYFVVQGVLQIGVGSFSDRYGRDLATGVCLGGGVVGLSLLVIGSGFVAVGGGIVLLGLSMGWGAAVIPRFMDYLSPEERNTGFGFIRTAYMVIASSGSIAVGLFADLFGWVVSFGVLIVLLGVALVLLIVNWAFRLDL
- a CDS encoding UxaA family hydrolase — translated: METFEGYDRPVGPAGVRNYVAVLPTSVAASPVAEEIANRTGENVRATPHQMGSDPPDGAREQIARTLTGVGTNPNVGAALVIDLGTETITADEVADEIANAERPVETLSIREVGGTTAALEDGAESARALWDEIAEQRRVECDASELRFGVECGGSDATSGIAANPSVGAACDLLVEDGGTATFSETPEFIGAEHILADRCVDNDVREQMLARVDRREANAELMGVDFRGAQPSPGNQEGGLTTIEEKSLGAISKGGTTPVRGIVDYAERLPVGGGLVLMDTPGYDVESVVGKVAGGAQVIAFTTGRGSTTGNPIAPVIKVTGNPKTAHRLANNMDVDASTVIDGESIASVGERIYEKLLSVASGERTAAEVRRLEEFAINEIQPNELAERRGETGA